Proteins from a single region of Aerococcus viridans:
- a CDS encoding metal ABC transporter ATP-binding protein — protein MPAIIKVEDLAMSYDDQLVLEDINIAIKANSKTAIIGPNGAGKSTLLNCMLGFLKPLKGDVTFYGKAYKDYYKKIAYVPQSSSVNWDFPTTVLDVVLMGRYVHQGFFKKASQADKDRALAALASVNMTDYADRQIAQLSGGQRQRVFLARAICQDADIYFLDEPMKGIDIKTEKLFVGIINQFQRDGKTIIIVHHDLATVREYFDHVILLNKTVIGQGSVAETFNEDNIAAAYDQRIGEIYGHIN, from the coding sequence ATGCCAGCAATAATTAAAGTGGAGGACTTGGCCATGTCTTATGACGACCAACTCGTATTAGAGGATATAAACATTGCCATTAAGGCAAATTCGAAGACGGCAATAATCGGGCCAAATGGTGCCGGTAAGTCGACTTTGTTGAATTGTATGCTTGGTTTTTTGAAGCCCTTGAAAGGTGATGTAACCTTCTATGGTAAGGCATACAAGGACTATTACAAGAAAATCGCTTATGTACCCCAATCATCTTCGGTGAATTGGGACTTCCCAACAACGGTTTTAGATGTTGTTTTAATGGGACGGTATGTACATCAAGGCTTTTTCAAAAAGGCTAGCCAGGCAGATAAAGACCGGGCGCTTGCGGCCTTAGCGAGCGTCAATATGACTGACTACGCTGACCGGCAAATCGCTCAACTTTCTGGTGGGCAACGGCAACGGGTTTTCTTAGCTCGTGCCATCTGCCAGGATGCGGACATTTACTTTTTGGATGAACCAATGAAGGGGATTGATATTAAGACGGAGAAACTTTTCGTAGGGATTATTAACCAATTTCAACGCGACGGGAAGACCATTATTATTGTTCACCACGACTTGGCGACAGTCCGTGAGTACTTTGATCATGTCATTTTATTGAATAAGACAGTCATTGGCCAAGGTTCAGTTGCGGAAACCTTTAATGAAGACAATATTGCAGCGGCATATGATCAAAGGATTGGTGAGATTTATGGCCATATTAACTGA
- a CDS encoding GntP family permease: MEILGIIGVFIGILLIIWFSVKGLHIIIAAPLSALVVILANQMDIFGSLVGQENSFMTALAGFLINNFAIFLLGAILAQYMEKSNATVSIANFILSKVGMGSKYTIMVAIMAIAALLTYGGISLFVVMFALVPLAKRIFKQMDINWELFPIPLFLGAGTFTMSSLPGNPSVQNAIPTTALGTSLTAAPILGLIGSAVLLAFGLLYMKWCLDRSVKNGEHFDTYLEGKVDLKGVAGDVDESKLPSIWLSLVPIVTLIAIILIFSSVANIILVALAAAIVLSAILYHSYIPSQNMTLNAGATGAVMPAFSTSSSVAFGSVLTLAPGFAVIQQAITSIPGSPVIGLAASSALLSGITGSASGAIGIVMNTLAPDYIAMGINPELVHRITVIAAATLTAMPHSGVVITFNNLTGLSIKHGFIHQFIITNVAHLLALIAVLIASAFLY; the protein is encoded by the coding sequence ATGGAAATCTTGGGTATTATTGGTGTGTTTATCGGTATTTTACTGATTATTTGGTTTTCTGTTAAAGGGTTGCATATTATTATTGCGGCACCTTTATCTGCTTTGGTTGTAATTCTCGCTAACCAGATGGATATTTTTGGGTCTTTGGTTGGTCAAGAGAATTCGTTTATGACAGCTTTGGCTGGTTTCTTGATTAATAACTTTGCGATTTTCTTATTGGGTGCTATTTTGGCACAATATATGGAAAAGAGTAATGCGACAGTGTCTATTGCCAACTTCATCTTGAGTAAGGTGGGGATGGGATCTAAATACACGATTATGGTAGCGATTATGGCTATTGCAGCATTGTTAACTTATGGTGGGATTTCTTTATTTGTGGTTATGTTTGCGCTAGTACCGTTAGCCAAGCGAATCTTCAAACAAATGGATATCAACTGGGAATTGTTCCCTATTCCTTTATTTTTAGGTGCTGGGACCTTTACTATGTCTAGTTTGCCAGGAAATCCTTCGGTTCAAAATGCAATTCCAACTACAGCTTTGGGGACATCGTTAACGGCGGCACCTATTCTAGGGTTAATCGGGTCTGCAGTTCTTTTAGCTTTTGGCTTGCTGTATATGAAATGGTGCTTGGACCGGTCTGTGAAGAACGGCGAACATTTTGATACCTATTTAGAAGGTAAGGTAGATCTTAAAGGGGTAGCTGGTGATGTAGATGAATCGAAATTGCCATCTATTTGGCTTTCATTAGTGCCGATTGTTACCTTGATTGCCATTATCTTGATTTTTTCTAGTGTGGCAAACATTATTTTAGTGGCTTTAGCTGCAGCGATTGTCTTATCAGCTATTCTATACCACAGCTACATTCCATCACAGAATATGACCTTGAATGCGGGGGCGACAGGGGCAGTTATGCCAGCCTTCTCAACTTCATCTTCTGTAGCCTTTGGTTCAGTATTAACCTTGGCACCTGGCTTTGCGGTCATCCAACAAGCGATTACCTCTATTCCCGGTAGTCCAGTGATTGGATTGGCTGCATCCTCTGCCTTACTAAGTGGGATTACCGGTTCTGCTTCTGGGGCGATTGGGATTGTGATGAATACCCTAGCGCCAGATTATATTGCTATGGGGATTAATCCAGAGTTGGTCCACCGAATTACAGTGATTGCGGCGGCAACATTAACGGCGATGCCACACTCTGGGGTCGTGATTACCTTTAATAATCTGACTGGATTATCCATTAAACATGGCTTTATACACCAGTTCATTATTACAAACGTGGCGCACTTGTTGGCTTTGATTGCGGTACTTATTGCTTCAGCCTTTTTATATTAA
- the nusG gene encoding transcription termination/antitermination protein NusG has translation MVEEIEIGKEWYVIHTYAGYENKVKQNLEMRITSMDMEDYIYRVIVPEEEHVEKTKSGKEKIVKIKNFPGYVLVEMIMSDEAWFVVRNTPGVTGFLGSHGQGSKPTPLLPDEVRNILSSLGEGGRNRDISFDIDEVVKVIDGAFDGMEGRVQEIDAEHGKLKLTVEMFGRETLAEVDYDQVDKF, from the coding sequence ATGGTAGAAGAAATCGAAATTGGTAAAGAGTGGTATGTAATCCATACATACGCTGGCTATGAAAATAAAGTGAAACAAAACTTGGAAATGCGTATTACTTCAATGGATATGGAAGATTACATTTACCGTGTAATCGTGCCTGAAGAAGAGCATGTAGAGAAAACGAAATCAGGTAAAGAGAAGATTGTTAAGATTAAAAACTTTCCAGGTTATGTATTAGTTGAGATGATCATGTCAGATGAAGCCTGGTTCGTTGTACGTAATACACCAGGTGTTACAGGGTTCTTAGGTTCTCACGGGCAAGGTTCAAAACCGACACCATTATTGCCTGATGAAGTACGTAATATCTTATCAAGCCTTGGTGAAGGTGGCCGTAACCGTGATATCTCATTCGATATCGATGAAGTGGTTAAGGTTATCGACGGTGCCTTTGATGGTATGGAAGGTCGCGTACAAGAGATTGATGCAGAACATGGCAAATTGAAACTGACTGTTGAAATGTTTGGACGTGAAACATTAGCAGAAGTAGACTACGACCAAGTAGATAAATTCTAA
- the rplL gene encoding 50S ribosomal protein L7/L12 → MALNIEQIIADLKESTILELADLVSAIEEEFGVSAAAPVAAAGAAAGEGAEEKTEFDVELTSAGSAKIKVIKAVREATGLGLKEAKALVDGAPAIVKEALPAEEAEALKAAIEEAGGTAEVK, encoded by the coding sequence ATGGCTTTAAACATTGAACAAATCATTGCTGATTTAAAAGAATCAACAATTTTAGAATTAGCTGACTTAGTATCAGCAATCGAAGAAGAATTTGGCGTATCTGCTGCTGCTCCTGTAGCTGCTGCTGGTGCTGCTGCTGGTGAAGGTGCTGAAGAAAAAACTGAATTTGACGTAGAATTAACTTCTGCTGGTTCAGCTAAAATTAAAGTAATCAAAGCTGTACGTGAAGCTACTGGTTTAGGCTTGAAAGAAGCTAAAGCATTAGTAGACGGCGCTCCAGCGATCGTTAAAGAAGCATTACCTGCTGAAGAAGCAGAAGCTTTAAAAGCTGCTATCGAAGAAGCTGGCGGTACTGCAGAAGTAAAATAA
- a CDS encoding class I SAM-dependent methyltransferase encodes MKESHQYFENNEDLGHDFKQYETVIFDRPFTFKTDSGVFSRDNLDFGTRVMLEALDFDQLAPGDLLDLGAGYGPVGVIMGTMLPDRAIYGVDISERAIGLAKDNAAANHVDNVTFSVSNAYEAIGKRDFGVILTNPPVRAGKEMVHHFMSEAIHYLKPGGEIYVVLQKKQGAPSAMKKLEEVFGNAEEIERRKGYWILKSVKESE; translated from the coding sequence ATGAAAGAGAGTCATCAGTACTTCGAAAACAATGAAGATCTTGGACACGACTTTAAACAATACGAGACCGTGATTTTTGACCGGCCATTTACCTTCAAGACCGACTCAGGCGTCTTTTCTAGGGATAATTTAGATTTTGGGACCCGGGTCATGCTTGAAGCCTTGGATTTTGACCAACTTGCACCGGGAGACCTGCTTGATTTAGGCGCTGGTTACGGGCCTGTTGGTGTCATTATGGGGACTATGCTGCCTGACCGTGCCATTTATGGGGTAGATATCTCTGAGCGGGCGATTGGTCTGGCTAAGGACAACGCAGCAGCTAACCATGTCGACAACGTCACTTTTAGCGTTTCAAATGCCTATGAAGCCATTGGCAAAAGAGATTTCGGTGTCATTCTGACGAATCCACCAGTTCGCGCGGGTAAGGAAATGGTTCATCATTTTATGAGCGAAGCCATTCACTATTTAAAACCGGGTGGCGAAATTTATGTAGTTTTACAAAAGAAACAAGGGGCACCTTCAGCGATGAAGAAATTAGAAGAAGTTTTTGGTAACGCTGAAGAAATCGAACGCCGTAAAGGCTATTGGATTTTAAAAAGTGTAAAAGAAAGCGAATAG
- the phoU gene encoding phosphate signaling complex protein PhoU: protein MERPVRKFYDDQLKTLEGMHAKLGFGTAAMLERAFQALKTNDHSGAQTVIESDAEINKLEKEIEFYVMRIIARQQPIGTDLRMILSVFASSSDLERVADHAVSVAKGILRVENLAPFDSVMDDVFAVGELAKNMLGQAIDAFSQHNVERAKEIAAMDDEVDSAFRELVDQILVIMQNQPETVQTGSAINAILHDIERIGDYATNLCERVIYTEDADIVNLND from the coding sequence ATGGAACGTCCAGTAAGAAAATTTTACGATGACCAACTAAAGACTTTGGAGGGTATGCACGCAAAACTCGGATTTGGTACGGCGGCTATGTTAGAACGAGCTTTCCAAGCATTAAAAACCAATGACCACAGTGGCGCACAAACTGTCATTGAGAGCGATGCTGAGATTAACAAGCTAGAGAAAGAAATCGAATTTTATGTAATGCGTATAATCGCTCGTCAACAACCAATCGGTACAGACCTACGTATGATTCTGTCAGTATTTGCTTCAAGTTCTGACCTAGAGCGCGTAGCCGACCACGCAGTATCCGTAGCGAAAGGTATTTTACGTGTTGAAAACTTAGCACCATTTGATTCAGTTATGGATGATGTTTTTGCCGTAGGTGAGTTAGCGAAAAACATGCTTGGACAAGCAATTGATGCCTTTAGCCAACATAACGTCGAACGCGCTAAAGAAATCGCTGCTATGGATGACGAAGTAGACAGTGCTTTTAGAGAACTTGTCGATCAAATTTTAGTGATCATGCAGAATCAACCCGAAACTGTTCAAACAGGTTCAGCGATTAATGCCATTTTACATGATATCGAACGTATCGGTGATTATGCGACAAACCTATGCGAACGCGTTATTTATACAGAAGATGCAGACATCGTGAACTTAAACGATTAA
- the rplK gene encoding 50S ribosomal protein L11, with amino-acid sequence MAKKVQQIVKLQIEAGKASPAPPVGPALGQAGVNIMGFTKEFNARTQDQMGMIIPVVITVFEDRSFTFITKTPPAAVLLKKAAGVAKGSGEPNKNKVATVTRDQVREIAETKMEDLNAADVEAAMRMVEGTARSMGFVVEG; translated from the coding sequence GTGGCTAAAAAAGTACAACAAATCGTTAAATTACAAATTGAAGCTGGTAAAGCAAGTCCAGCTCCTCCAGTAGGTCCTGCATTAGGTCAAGCTGGTGTGAACATCATGGGATTCACTAAAGAATTCAATGCGCGTACACAAGATCAAATGGGTATGATTATCCCTGTAGTGATCACTGTATTCGAAGACCGTTCATTCACATTTATCACTAAGACACCACCTGCTGCAGTATTATTGAAAAAAGCTGCTGGCGTGGCTAAAGGTTCTGGCGAACCTAACAAAAATAAAGTCGCTACAGTAACTCGCGACCAAGTTCGTGAAATTGCAGAAACAAAAATGGAAGACTTGAACGCTGCAGATGTAGAAGCTGCTATGCGTATGGTTGAAGGTACTGCACGTTCAATGGGCTTTGTAGTAGAAGGCTAA
- the rplA gene encoding 50S ribosomal protein L1 produces MAKQTKNQKAVFEKIEKNKKYALSEAIELLKEVDYAKFDGSVEVAYRLGIDTKKNDQQIRGAMVLPNGTGKDQTVLVFAKGEKAQEAKDAGADYVGDDEFIQKIQGGWFDFDVIVATPDMMGQIGRLGRVLGPKGLMPNPKTGTVTQDVTKAVQDIKAGQVAYRADSAGNLHLPVGKVSFTTDALAENVKAVQEMVLRVKPASSKGTYIKNLAITSTMGPGIQVDVSSI; encoded by the coding sequence ATGGCTAAACAAACAAAAAACCAAAAAGCTGTTTTCGAAAAAATCGAAAAAAATAAAAAATATGCTTTATCTGAAGCAATTGAATTGTTAAAAGAAGTAGACTACGCTAAATTTGATGGATCAGTTGAAGTTGCATACCGTTTAGGTATCGACACTAAGAAAAATGACCAACAAATCCGTGGTGCTATGGTATTACCTAACGGTACTGGTAAAGACCAAACTGTATTGGTTTTTGCTAAAGGTGAAAAAGCGCAAGAAGCTAAAGACGCTGGTGCTGACTACGTTGGTGATGACGAGTTCATCCAAAAAATCCAAGGTGGCTGGTTCGACTTCGACGTGATCGTTGCGACGCCAGACATGATGGGTCAAATTGGTCGTTTAGGTCGTGTATTAGGTCCTAAAGGCTTAATGCCTAACCCTAAAACTGGTACTGTAACACAAGATGTTACTAAAGCAGTTCAAGACATCAAAGCTGGTCAAGTTGCTTACCGTGCTGATAGCGCTGGTAACTTACACTTACCTGTTGGTAAAGTATCATTTACTACAGATGCATTAGCTGAAAACGTAAAAGCTGTTCAAGAAATGGTATTACGTGTGAAACCTGCATCTTCTAAAGGTACATACATCAAGAACTTAGCAATTACATCTACTATGGGTCCTGGTATCCAAGTTGATGTTTCATCAATCTAA
- a CDS encoding metal ABC transporter permease yields MGALSVVMVTAVSCALLGVFLVLKNMAMVADALSHTVLLGIVLGYFISGDLDSPILFVGAALFGVMTVYAIEYVVDKFAIQSDAATGLVFTLLFAIAIILISKYARNVHLDVDVVLNGEVVFATLNTMEIFGIQVPISFARMFVMLVINLAFVAVTYQQLKVSIFDPIYAKSIGVAVGLLNLVLMTIVSITTVVAFDTVGAILVISLMVAPALSAHLLSKRLSIMLLVALLYGVINSVLGYYVAIYFNVSISGTVAFAGFMTFLLTLLFAPNGLIGKRFKRAKEA; encoded by the coding sequence ATGGGGGCTTTATCAGTTGTAATGGTTACGGCCGTTTCTTGCGCCTTGCTCGGTGTATTCCTAGTCTTGAAGAATATGGCTATGGTGGCTGACGCCTTGTCGCATACGGTTTTACTAGGTATTGTCCTTGGTTACTTTATTTCCGGCGACCTAGATTCACCCATCCTATTTGTTGGGGCAGCCCTATTTGGTGTGATGACTGTCTATGCCATTGAATACGTGGTCGACAAGTTTGCCATTCAAAGTGATGCGGCCACTGGCTTGGTATTTACCTTGCTTTTTGCCATTGCTATCATCCTGATTTCGAAATACGCGCGAAATGTTCACCTAGATGTGGATGTGGTCTTGAACGGGGAAGTGGTCTTTGCGACCTTAAATACTATGGAAATCTTTGGTATCCAGGTACCGATTTCCTTCGCCCGGATGTTTGTCATGTTGGTGATTAACCTAGCCTTTGTCGCAGTGACCTACCAACAACTCAAAGTCAGCATTTTTGACCCCATATACGCGAAGTCCATTGGTGTAGCAGTTGGGTTGTTGAATCTAGTCCTGATGACAATAGTATCCATCACCACCGTTGTCGCCTTCGATACCGTCGGTGCCATCCTGGTGATCTCCCTAATGGTTGCACCAGCCTTGAGTGCCCACTTACTGTCAAAACGGCTATCCATCATGTTGCTAGTGGCCTTATTATATGGGGTAATCAACAGTGTCCTTGGTTACTATGTAGCCATCTACTTCAACGTGTCCATTTCAGGAACCGTCGCCTTCGCAGGTTTCATGACCTTCTTATTGACGCTCTTGTTTGCACCAAACGGTTTAATTGGCAAGCGGTTCAAGCGGGCTAAGGAAGCCTAG
- the secE gene encoding preprotein translocase subunit SecE → MQFLKDVWHEMRLTIWPSGGELVRYTGIVLSTIIMVAIFLGIIDTLAQWAFSWFINL, encoded by the coding sequence ATGCAATTTTTAAAAGATGTATGGCATGAAATGCGATTGACAATATGGCCGAGTGGTGGTGAGTTGGTGCGCTACACTGGTATCGTATTATCAACTATTATCATGGTTGCCATTTTCCTAGGGATTATTGATACCTTAGCACAATGGGCTTTTTCATGGTTTATTAACTTATAA
- a CDS encoding metal ABC transporter permease — MAILTDFSFQIVLLGTVVLAMASGVVGTVTVLRGQSLIGDAIGHATFAGIVIAFMLFQSKNTLILTLGALVAGMVAFYFIELIHKHSLVSLNSALALVLSSFFGLGMALKSYIQGNPQFGDASQAGLQHYIFGQAAFLLKSDVWLIIIASVIALTIFIACYQQIKIFVFDPNYAKAIGIQANVLNWVILLMAIVMIVVGLKAVGAILISNMLITPAITGLQWSKRFPVVLLVAAISGGISAGIGTYLSSTISNLPTGPTIIVVMSIVSLLSIIFGPRGYVVAYLRKKRYLATHQDDAFETEEVA; from the coding sequence ATGGCCATATTAACTGATTTCTCCTTTCAAATCGTCTTACTGGGGACAGTCGTCCTAGCTATGGCATCAGGTGTCGTCGGGACAGTCACTGTCCTTAGAGGGCAGAGTTTGATTGGGGATGCGATTGGTCACGCTACCTTTGCGGGTATCGTTATCGCCTTTATGCTTTTTCAATCAAAGAATACCCTGATTTTAACCCTGGGTGCTTTGGTTGCAGGTATGGTGGCCTTCTACTTTATCGAGTTGATCCATAAGCATTCCTTGGTCAGTCTCAATTCGGCCTTGGCTTTAGTTTTGTCCTCTTTCTTTGGTTTGGGGATGGCTTTGAAGTCTTATATTCAAGGCAATCCGCAATTTGGTGACGCATCACAAGCAGGACTGCAACACTATATTTTCGGGCAGGCAGCCTTTTTGCTGAAATCAGATGTCTGGTTAATCATCATCGCTTCAGTGATCGCCTTAACGATATTCATCGCTTGCTACCAACAAATCAAGATTTTTGTCTTCGACCCGAATTACGCGAAGGCGATAGGCATCCAGGCTAACGTCTTGAACTGGGTCATTCTCCTAATGGCTATTGTCATGATCGTTGTCGGGCTAAAGGCAGTCGGCGCCATCCTCATCTCCAACATGTTGATCACACCAGCGATTACCGGCCTGCAATGGTCAAAAAGGTTCCCAGTGGTCTTGTTGGTAGCTGCTATATCTGGCGGAATTTCCGCTGGTATCGGGACCTACTTGTCATCAACCATCTCTAACCTACCAACCGGACCAACCATTATCGTGGTTATGTCGATCGTCTCGCTACTCTCTATTATTTTTGGGCCAAGAGGCTATGTGGTCGCTTATTTACGGAAGAAACGGTATTTAGCGACTCATCAAGATGACGCGTTTGAGACAGAGGAGGTGGCATAA
- the rpmG gene encoding 50S ribosomal protein L33, with protein MATKKVSLACSVCGSRNYTTNSNANNRTERLEVKKFCRHCNQHTIHKETK; from the coding sequence ATGGCAACGAAAAAAGTATCACTTGCTTGTTCAGTATGTGGCTCAAGAAATTACACGACAAATAGTAATGCCAATAACCGTACTGAGCGTTTAGAAGTGAAGAAATTCTGTAGACACTGTAATCAACATACAATACATAAGGAAACCAAATAG
- the rplJ gene encoding 50S ribosomal protein L10 — translation MSEQAIAKKQQEVNEVVEKMNAANSLVVVDYLGLSVAEVTELRKQLREAGVEFKVIKNTIMRRALDSQEFEYHEEVFQGPTAVAFGMEDAVAPAKILSDFAKKAEALELKGGILEGKVLSKEEIQQIAKLPNREGLLSMLLSVLQAPVRNVAYAVKAVADAKDEDAA, via the coding sequence GTGAGTGAACAAGCAATTGCTAAAAAACAACAAGAAGTAAATGAAGTCGTTGAGAAAATGAACGCTGCAAATTCTTTAGTTGTGGTTGACTACTTAGGATTATCAGTAGCAGAAGTGACTGAATTACGTAAACAATTACGTGAAGCGGGCGTTGAGTTTAAAGTTATTAAAAACACAATCATGCGTCGTGCTTTAGATTCTCAAGAGTTCGAATACCATGAAGAAGTTTTCCAAGGACCTACAGCTGTAGCGTTTGGTATGGAAGACGCAGTTGCCCCAGCTAAGATTCTTTCTGATTTTGCTAAAAAAGCAGAAGCATTAGAACTTAAAGGTGGTATCTTAGAAGGTAAAGTACTTTCTAAAGAAGAAATTCAACAAATTGCGAAATTGCCAAACCGCGAAGGTTTACTTTCAATGCTATTATCAGTATTGCAAGCTCCTGTCCGCAACGTGGCATACGCTGTCAAAGCTGTTGCAGATGCAAAAGACGAAGACGCAGCGTAA
- a CDS encoding metal ABC transporter solute-binding protein, Zn/Mn family → MKKIWTLLSVMVVALILGACASGRDSASDRGDVADEKPVVTVSTSFLRDMVEQLARDQVTVETIIPAGEDPHGYLARPDDLKKIQGADLVLYHGLHLEAQMVKALEATGVAVTKDFTEEDLTMVNQDGESEVDPHFWFDITLYQKAVDTVAAELVSLTGDESINDAAMAYKEELTELDIWAQAEIDSIPEGQRYLITPHDAFNYFSQRYGIEVVAPQGISTQSEASNADISAIASFIVENEVPAIFAESTTDPTRMQRIQEAVSADSGEVTVVSGEGQELFSDSLASEGQEGDTYIDMLKHNVNLIVSNLK, encoded by the coding sequence ATGAAGAAGATTTGGACATTACTGAGTGTAATGGTTGTGGCCCTAATCTTGGGTGCATGCGCGAGTGGCAGAGACTCAGCTAGTGACCGTGGCGATGTTGCAGATGAAAAACCTGTTGTCACAGTATCCACCTCTTTTCTACGGGATATGGTAGAACAATTGGCGAGAGACCAAGTGACGGTTGAAACGATTATTCCAGCGGGCGAGGACCCTCATGGCTACTTAGCACGTCCTGATGACTTAAAGAAAATCCAAGGGGCAGACTTAGTTTTATACCACGGTTTACACTTAGAGGCGCAAATGGTTAAAGCCTTGGAAGCGACAGGTGTGGCGGTGACGAAAGATTTCACTGAAGAAGATTTAACGATGGTCAACCAAGACGGGGAAAGTGAAGTAGACCCGCATTTCTGGTTTGATATCACTCTTTACCAAAAAGCAGTGGATACAGTAGCAGCTGAATTGGTGTCTTTAACTGGTGACGAGTCGATTAACGACGCGGCGATGGCTTATAAGGAAGAGTTAACTGAACTGGATATTTGGGCGCAAGCTGAAATTGATTCGATCCCAGAAGGTCAACGTTACTTAATTACACCACATGATGCCTTTAACTACTTCTCACAACGTTACGGAATTGAAGTAGTGGCACCACAAGGGATTTCAACGCAATCTGAAGCGTCCAACGCAGATATTTCAGCTATTGCAAGCTTTATTGTAGAAAACGAAGTGCCAGCAATCTTTGCGGAATCAACAACTGACCCAACGCGTATGCAACGTATCCAAGAAGCAGTAAGTGCTGATAGTGGCGAAGTGACAGTTGTTTCCGGTGAAGGACAAGAATTGTTCTCAGATTCACTTGCGAGTGAGGGACAAGAGGGCGATACCTATATTGATATGCTTAAACATAATGTGAACTTAATTGTATCAAATCTTAAATAG